One part of the Mesorhizobium sp. M4B.F.Ca.ET.058.02.1.1 genome encodes these proteins:
- a CDS encoding ABC transporter ATP-binding protein gives MSALLRVQDLRVRFRTMGPLKALASGTTAPFIDAVCGVSFEIRKGETLALAGESGSGKSTIARTIIGLQRAVSGSVSFDGQEIEELTGVERKPYLRRMAMMFQDPVGSLSPRLTVRSLLTQPFRIHGLRDRDAGGEAERLLRMVGLPADFGRRYPHQLSGGQARRVGIARALALNPDLIIADEPTGGLDVSVQGEVLNLLARLQDELGMAILIITHNLNVVRHMTDRMAIMYLGRFIEVGSTDRIFDQPRHPYTEALLAANPEPNPDAVLNRIELKGEVPSLMRRPTGCEFHPRCRYAQEICSRVFPESSTDPDDTEHSFRCHFPLGRRTERPLEVALSPAGPKL, from the coding sequence ATGAGCGCGCTGCTCCGCGTTCAGGACCTGCGGGTCCGCTTCCGCACCATGGGTCCGCTCAAGGCGCTAGCTTCCGGGACGACAGCGCCTTTCATCGACGCAGTATGCGGTGTCTCGTTTGAAATCCGCAAGGGCGAGACACTCGCCCTTGCCGGTGAAAGTGGCTCAGGCAAATCCACCATCGCGCGCACGATAATCGGCTTGCAGAGGGCTGTGAGCGGCAGCGTCAGCTTCGACGGACAGGAAATTGAGGAGCTCACCGGGGTCGAACGCAAGCCTTATTTGCGGCGCATGGCGATGATGTTCCAGGATCCCGTCGGCTCGCTCTCGCCAAGGCTGACGGTGCGATCGCTCCTGACACAGCCGTTTCGGATCCATGGACTAAGGGATCGCGATGCCGGAGGCGAAGCCGAGCGCCTGCTTCGGATGGTCGGCTTGCCGGCGGATTTTGGACGCCGCTATCCCCATCAGCTTTCCGGAGGTCAGGCCAGGCGCGTGGGTATCGCGCGTGCTCTCGCGCTGAATCCAGACTTGATCATTGCCGATGAGCCGACCGGAGGCCTCGACGTTTCCGTGCAGGGCGAGGTGCTCAATCTTCTCGCGCGGCTCCAGGACGAACTCGGCATGGCTATCCTGATCATCACGCACAATCTTAACGTGGTGCGCCACATGACCGATCGCATGGCGATCATGTATCTCGGCCGCTTTATTGAGGTCGGCTCGACCGACCGTATCTTTGACCAACCGCGCCATCCCTACACCGAGGCGCTGCTTGCAGCCAATCCCGAGCCTAACCCGGATGCAGTGCTCAATAGGATCGAGCTCAAGGGGGAGGTGCCGAGCCTGATGAGGCGGCCAACCGGCTGCGAGTTCCACCCCCGCTGCCGTTACGCGCAGGAAATCTGCAGCCGCGTATTCCCCGAATCCTCAACAGACCCGGACGACACGGAGCACAGCTTCAGATGTCATTTCCCGCTGGGCCGACGAACCGAGCGGCCGTTGGAAGTGGCCCTGTCTCCGGCTGGACCCAAACTCTGA
- a CDS encoding class I SAM-dependent methyltransferase, which translates to MEQQMQDFFRECDKAPRLNEMAEFFSATAAGRSGVPTKLPRVDPRLFQGDEALVGLNNVQRQIWGRFGPHYFSSIPYRLEEDIRLGDAFLRYGFTGHDDSLTRIYILGAAEGILARTLAKLGKGKIQTLSCSPNKENEESFFLHGRPEHATFFLGPFHHLTRSRMVATPGLKQFSDGFDIILEDTTFQMYSPNRMVQIGFVKRHLKEEGIFLFLEKFRNADSDEYLRRELQKDHGYKTRFFNPDDIKNKTDVILQRMSRNETTLDDMSAALAAYFKYGCVTWNCGNFYTLAVSNSADNLRRLISAMAPPCIPNEYVYIETPASLPELAIELPPFRRL; encoded by the coding sequence ATGGAACAGCAGATGCAAGATTTTTTTAGGGAGTGCGATAAAGCGCCCCGACTGAATGAAATGGCCGAATTTTTCTCGGCGACGGCTGCTGGACGATCAGGAGTTCCGACCAAATTGCCGCGCGTTGATCCGCGACTTTTCCAAGGGGATGAGGCGCTGGTAGGCTTAAACAATGTGCAACGCCAGATCTGGGGCCGTTTCGGCCCTCATTATTTTAGCAGTATTCCTTATCGTCTTGAGGAGGACATTCGCCTTGGCGATGCGTTCTTGCGATATGGATTCACTGGGCATGATGACAGCCTGACTCGAATCTATATACTCGGCGCCGCCGAAGGCATACTTGCTCGAACGCTAGCCAAATTAGGCAAGGGAAAGATTCAAACTCTTTCGTGCAGTCCGAATAAGGAAAACGAGGAGAGCTTCTTTCTTCACGGACGACCCGAACATGCGACGTTCTTCCTGGGCCCATTCCATCACTTGACCCGAAGTCGAATGGTCGCGACGCCGGGGCTCAAGCAATTTTCCGACGGATTCGACATCATCTTGGAGGACACCACGTTTCAAATGTATTCGCCCAATCGAATGGTGCAGATTGGTTTTGTGAAACGTCATTTGAAAGAAGAAGGCATATTTCTCTTCCTAGAAAAATTCAGAAACGCTGATTCCGATGAATACTTGCGTCGGGAGCTGCAGAAAGATCACGGATATAAGACGCGTTTTTTCAATCCGGATGATATCAAAAATAAAACTGACGTAATTCTCCAGCGTATGAGCCGGAACGAGACGACGCTTGACGATATGTCAGCAGCATTGGCTGCTTATTTCAAATATGGATGCGTGACATGGAATTGCGGAAATTTCTACACGCTAGCTGTCAGCAACAGCGCGGACAATCTGCGAAGACTCATTTCGGCGATGGCTCCGCCCTGCATTCCAAACGAGTATGTCTACATAGAAACTCCCGCGTCGCTGCCGGAATTAGCCATTGAACTACCACCGTTCCGGCGCTTGTGA
- a CDS encoding transposase domain-containing protein: protein MQPSEKSWLFCGSDRGGQRAAVLYSMIVSAKMNDIDPQTWLADVLVRLPAYPAHQIDDLLPWNWRSAKLRTQPAAA, encoded by the coding sequence ATGCAGCCGAGCGAGAAGTCCTGGCTGTTCTGCGGTTCCGATCGCGGCGGACAGCGCGCTGCCGTTCTCTACAGCATGATCGTCAGCGCCAAGATGAACGACATCGACCCGCAGACCTGGCTCGCCGACGTCCTCGTCCGACTGCCCGCCTATCCGGCCCATCAGATCGATGATTTGCTGCCGTGGAATTGGAGATCCGCAAAACTGCGGACCCAACCAGCTGCGGCCTGA
- a CDS encoding ABC transporter permease, which produces MASIEAIHPEANGEEGLGVFRSFLRQLCNHPLGVLGAALVALVVASAVFAPLIIAQDPIRIMAGPRLEGPSLEFLLGTDHLGRDTFSRVMMGGRIPLLVAFASLGSSLAVGLTLGLIAGIGPRWLDNLLLLVFDTKRSIPSIIFALAMIALLGPSLATLIFVIAIGSVPIYGRVVRTQTWALRNSEYIAAERSMGASTTRIVAVHVLPNVIGPLLILVSMDVPTVIAVEAGLSFLGLGVRPPTPDWGVILSDGYSSINQSPWPVIAGGIPVVLATLGFTFLGEALRDIFDPKLRKDL; this is translated from the coding sequence ATGGCGAGCATTGAAGCTATCCATCCCGAAGCCAATGGGGAAGAGGGCCTCGGCGTCTTCCGTAGCTTCCTACGGCAATTGTGCAACCACCCTCTGGGCGTGCTCGGAGCAGCGCTCGTCGCGCTTGTGGTGGCAAGTGCGGTATTTGCGCCGCTCATCATCGCGCAGGACCCGATCCGGATCATGGCTGGGCCGCGCCTGGAGGGCCCTTCGCTGGAATTTCTTCTGGGCACGGACCATCTGGGTCGCGACACGTTTTCGCGCGTCATGATGGGCGGCCGCATCCCGCTCCTCGTCGCTTTCGCCTCTCTTGGCAGTTCGCTGGCAGTCGGTCTTACGCTTGGCCTCATCGCAGGCATAGGGCCGCGCTGGCTCGACAATTTGCTCCTGCTTGTATTCGATACGAAGCGCTCCATTCCAAGCATCATTTTCGCGTTGGCCATGATCGCGCTTCTCGGACCCAGTCTGGCCACTCTCATTTTCGTCATCGCAATAGGGTCGGTGCCGATCTACGGGCGTGTAGTCCGCACCCAGACATGGGCCCTGCGCAACAGTGAGTACATAGCCGCAGAGCGCAGCATGGGCGCGAGCACGACGCGTATTGTCGCCGTGCACGTACTGCCTAACGTCATCGGCCCGCTTCTGATTCTGGTGAGCATGGATGTGCCGACCGTCATCGCCGTAGAAGCAGGTCTCAGTTTTCTCGGCTTAGGCGTGCGCCCACCGACTCCTGATTGGGGAGTGATACTCAGCGATGGCTATAGCTCCATCAATCAGTCGCCCTGGCCGGTCATCGCCGGCGGCATTCCTGTCGTTCTCGCAACGCTAGGCTTCACATTCCTCGGTGAGGCGCTACGCGACATCTTCGATCCCAAGCTGCGGAAAGACCTATGA
- a CDS encoding acetyl-CoA carboxylase biotin carboxylase subunit family protein, with amino-acid sequence MARRALILVEGHARSTGLLYVQAAQRLGLHPITLSADPAQYDYLAAEGIEAIRVDTDNLDALIAECSRLRATYDIAGITSPWEAVYATVGKLCRYFDLLGPNPASIERCCDKFTQRQLLAEAGVPTPAYRLATNATDVESFAVEIGLPVILKPAVGVGSRGVRLCRTLDELAEHTTFLLGGKHIWRSSPRILVEEFAQGPYYSADIMGNEVIAIGTADFGPPPHFVFREFTFPAPLTHDEHGRIAAVSLSCLRALGLGWGPTGIEFRWTKRGPVVIEVNPRLHGTPTPQLVKLAYGVDLVTEHIRLVIGEEWDLRKRHSQTAAARFLVADRDGTLEWIAGDSQAAAIPGVAEVKFYVEPQTQIIRKGESRDTIGHVIAASHTPARSKAILQRAVNLVGWSITSFPTAGK; translated from the coding sequence ATGGCAAGAAGAGCTCTCATCCTAGTTGAAGGCCATGCGAGATCCACTGGTCTGCTGTATGTCCAAGCGGCGCAGCGTCTTGGCCTTCATCCAATTACCCTGTCGGCTGATCCAGCTCAGTACGACTATCTCGCGGCGGAAGGAATTGAGGCAATTCGTGTCGATACGGACAATCTCGATGCGCTGATCGCCGAATGTTCCCGGCTACGTGCGACGTATGATATTGCTGGCATTACGAGCCCCTGGGAGGCGGTCTACGCGACAGTTGGCAAACTCTGCCGCTATTTCGATCTGCTGGGACCGAACCCCGCATCCATTGAACGATGCTGCGACAAATTTACTCAACGTCAGCTCCTCGCGGAGGCCGGGGTCCCAACACCTGCTTATCGCTTGGCCACGAATGCGACGGACGTGGAAAGCTTTGCCGTTGAGATCGGGCTGCCGGTGATTCTTAAGCCAGCCGTAGGCGTCGGCAGCAGAGGTGTTCGATTGTGCCGCACCCTCGATGAGTTGGCCGAACACACGACCTTTCTGTTGGGCGGGAAGCATATATGGCGGTCTTCGCCGAGGATACTTGTCGAAGAATTCGCACAAGGCCCATACTATAGCGCTGACATAATGGGAAATGAGGTTATTGCGATTGGCACCGCTGACTTCGGCCCCCCACCGCATTTCGTCTTTCGTGAGTTCACTTTTCCGGCACCGCTAACTCATGACGAGCATGGGCGTATCGCCGCTGTTTCGCTTAGCTGTTTGCGAGCTCTGGGCCTTGGCTGGGGGCCAACGGGGATTGAATTCCGGTGGACCAAGCGTGGCCCAGTCGTCATTGAAGTCAATCCGCGGCTTCATGGCACGCCCACTCCCCAACTAGTTAAGCTGGCTTACGGCGTCGATCTCGTCACCGAGCATATCAGGCTTGTCATCGGCGAGGAGTGGGACTTGCGCAAAAGGCATTCGCAGACAGCGGCCGCGCGATTCCTGGTTGCTGACCGCGATGGCACGCTCGAGTGGATCGCCGGCGACAGTCAGGCTGCTGCCATCCCGGGTGTAGCCGAGGTCAAATTCTATGTTGAACCCCAGACCCAGATAATCAGAAAAGGCGAATCCCGAGACACGATCGGACATGTCATCGCCGCTTCACACACCCCTGCCCGGAGCAAGGCGATACTTCAGCGCGCCGTCAACTTAGTCGGCTGGTCGATCACATCATTTCCGACCGCTGGCAAATAG
- a CDS encoding CapA family protein: MNDNFTLAVTGQSLIHHDTRNIRCPEFDRVKAILKGADLAFTNFEGTIYGSHGGWPMKGYWFGSSKPFVLDSLDETGFKALSLSNNHSFDLGPSGILSTLDEVGKRGFLHAGIGRNASEALGPASATFGKRAVAMVAMDGGPGDDLMYAADATDHRPERPGINRLRMSRILDVDAEAFGHLKAILDKAGYSSLDLYEPEDQPQLNQGELWIGRAAFRKSDRFERTVFIDKEDLKNNLRAIRMAADGGNLVIAYLHHHHWASHWLQSPDWISAFARQCIDAGAAIFVSHGVPVLLPIEIYQGRPIFHSLGNFIFHSRSDIWKPNEVWESAVGLCSFDQNHRLTSLTLHPVILGGEEGLKDEVLQRRLVPHLATGAAADRILGRVASASMAYGSRIEVVEGAGKFDLV; this comes from the coding sequence ATGAACGACAATTTTACTTTGGCAGTCACTGGCCAGTCCCTAATTCATCACGATACGCGAAATATCAGATGCCCGGAGTTCGATCGCGTGAAGGCAATCCTAAAGGGCGCGGATCTCGCATTTACGAACTTCGAGGGGACGATATACGGCTCACATGGCGGGTGGCCGATGAAAGGCTATTGGTTCGGAAGCAGCAAACCGTTTGTTCTGGACTCCCTGGATGAGACGGGCTTCAAGGCCCTCTCACTATCCAACAATCACTCCTTTGATCTGGGGCCCTCGGGCATCCTCTCGACGTTGGACGAGGTCGGCAAGAGGGGGTTCCTGCATGCGGGAATTGGGCGCAACGCAAGCGAGGCGCTCGGACCAGCCAGCGCCACATTTGGCAAACGAGCCGTTGCGATGGTTGCCATGGATGGGGGGCCGGGGGACGACTTGATGTATGCAGCCGACGCTACCGACCACCGGCCAGAGCGACCCGGCATCAATCGTCTTCGGATGTCTCGGATTCTCGATGTCGATGCCGAGGCTTTCGGCCACCTTAAGGCGATCCTCGACAAGGCTGGATACTCCTCATTGGACCTGTACGAGCCGGAGGACCAGCCGCAGCTCAATCAAGGGGAACTGTGGATCGGGCGCGCGGCCTTTCGCAAGTCGGACCGGTTCGAGCGAACGGTCTTTATCGACAAAGAAGATCTCAAGAACAATCTCCGGGCCATTCGAATGGCCGCAGATGGCGGAAATCTGGTAATTGCTTATCTGCACCACCATCACTGGGCGAGCCATTGGCTGCAGTCGCCCGACTGGATCAGCGCCTTCGCGCGGCAATGCATCGATGCAGGCGCGGCGATCTTCGTCAGCCATGGCGTTCCGGTACTCTTGCCCATCGAAATCTATCAGGGCCGACCGATCTTCCACAGCCTCGGCAATTTCATCTTCCATTCACGGTCGGACATTTGGAAGCCAAACGAGGTTTGGGAAAGTGCCGTCGGCCTCTGCTCCTTCGATCAGAACCATCGGCTGACATCTCTAACCCTCCACCCGGTCATTCTCGGAGGCGAGGAGGGGCTGAAGGACGAAGTCCTGCAGCGCCGGTTGGTGCCGCATTTGGCCACGGGAGCCGCTGCCGATCGCATCTTGGGGAGGGTTGCATCGGCGTCGATGGCGTATGGTTCACGGATCGAGGTTGTCGAAGGGGCCGGAAAGTTCGATCTGGTGTAG
- a CDS encoding transposase — translation MRDKTSSSESALQEEELSAAALPDKRLARRLQRLLEQMSAAPGKPIPAACGDRAAAKT, via the coding sequence ATGCGAGACAAGACCAGCAGCAGCGAGAGCGCTTTGCAGGAGGAAGAGCTTTCTGCGGCGGCCCTTCCAGACAAGCGTCTGGCCCGTCGGCTGCAACGGTTGCTGGAGCAGATGTCAGCTGCGCCGGGCAAGCCAATCCCGGCGGCCTGCGGCGACCGGGCGGCGGCGAAAACATAG
- a CDS encoding ABC transporter ATP-binding protein, with product MRHDHSRPPPSSSRRPLLEIRDLTLDFGTPRGRIHALRNVSLNVPAAEVVGIVGESGSGKSTLAYTVMGLLPENADVTAGSILFEGRDLLTMTAQGRRSLLGDRLSMIFQDPMTALNPVRTIESQMIDIQHHEQESRSEKRARALEMLHRVGIPDPQSRIGAYPHHFSGGMRQRVCIAMALLVKPALLVADEPTTALDATLEVQIIHLLKDLQKEIGCSILFVSHHLGAVAELCDRVAVMYAGEVVEQGAVRDIFHNPAHPYTRSLLECDPGRIKKSTRTLPTIPGEVPSLLGSRKGCIFCTRCRHASNRCAQENPVEYRIGVDQVARCHLLDKERLVSA from the coding sequence ATGAGACACGACCATTCGAGACCGCCGCCCTCTTCCAGCCGCCGCCCGCTTCTTGAGATCCGTGACCTCACTCTCGATTTCGGTACGCCGCGTGGGCGCATCCATGCGTTGCGGAACGTTTCGCTCAATGTCCCGGCCGCAGAGGTGGTTGGCATCGTCGGCGAAAGCGGATCCGGGAAGTCGACGCTCGCCTATACGGTGATGGGCCTGCTCCCCGAGAATGCAGATGTGACAGCAGGCAGCATCCTGTTCGAAGGACGAGACCTGCTCACAATGACCGCTCAGGGACGTCGGAGCCTGCTCGGCGATCGTCTCTCCATGATCTTTCAGGATCCGATGACCGCACTCAATCCGGTGCGGACCATCGAGAGCCAGATGATCGATATTCAGCACCACGAACAAGAAAGCCGCAGCGAAAAGCGCGCTCGTGCGCTCGAGATGCTTCACCGGGTCGGAATTCCCGATCCCCAAAGCCGTATCGGCGCCTATCCGCATCACTTCTCTGGCGGCATGCGTCAGCGCGTTTGCATTGCCATGGCGCTTTTAGTGAAACCGGCGCTCCTCGTCGCCGACGAGCCAACCACCGCGCTTGATGCGACCTTGGAAGTGCAGATCATTCATTTGCTCAAGGATCTGCAAAAGGAGATCGGCTGCTCGATTCTGTTCGTCTCCCACCATCTCGGAGCGGTGGCTGAGTTGTGTGACCGGGTCGCCGTCATGTATGCGGGCGAAGTGGTGGAGCAGGGCGCCGTTCGGGACATCTTCCACAATCCTGCTCACCCCTACACGCGCTCGCTACTTGAGTGCGATCCCGGGCGGATCAAGAAAAGCACCCGCACTTTGCCGACCATTCCGGGCGAGGTGCCAAGTCTCCTCGGCAGCAGGAAGGGATGCATCTTTTGCACACGTTGCCGACATGCGTCCAACCGCTGTGCCCAAGAGAACCCGGTAGAGTATCGCATCGGCGTGGACCAAGTCGCCCGATGCCATCTCCTCGACAAAGAAAGGCTGGTTTCGGCATGA
- a CDS encoding ABC transporter permease — protein sequence MWFYFLKRIALAVAIIVIAVTLLFLMIHAVPGDPAAILLGPRATPEMKAQLHQQMGLDKPLVVQIAIFFGGLLHGNLGYDVFSQRAVADIVFEQLPYTIELILVSISWAVAVAVPLGCCSAMRRSSVIDQVAGVLTIATIAIPSFVMAVYALLIFAVTLHWLPAIGAGNGFWDGLIHLILPAFAIGSGWVGYISRLVRASMLEVLGENHIRMARSFGISEWRIVARYALPLAILPTVTILGVGIASLLSSAVFIEVVFARPGIGALIVDAVNARNYPIVMGTVLITSFLVVLTTTLSDLVAAALDPRIRENL from the coding sequence ATGTGGTTCTATTTTCTCAAACGGATCGCGCTCGCGGTCGCAATCATTGTGATCGCGGTGACGCTTCTGTTCCTGATGATCCATGCCGTGCCGGGCGATCCTGCCGCGATTCTGCTCGGCCCACGCGCGACGCCCGAGATGAAGGCGCAGCTCCATCAGCAGATGGGGCTCGACAAGCCGCTTGTCGTGCAGATTGCCATCTTCTTCGGCGGGCTGCTCCACGGCAATCTCGGTTATGATGTGTTCAGCCAGAGAGCTGTTGCCGATATCGTCTTCGAGCAATTGCCCTATACGATCGAACTGATCCTGGTCTCAATCTCATGGGCGGTCGCGGTCGCAGTGCCGCTCGGCTGTTGCTCGGCCATGCGGCGAAGCTCCGTGATCGATCAGGTAGCCGGCGTCCTGACGATCGCCACGATCGCAATTCCTTCCTTTGTTATGGCCGTCTACGCCCTGCTGATTTTCGCCGTGACTCTGCATTGGTTGCCGGCGATCGGAGCCGGCAATGGTTTCTGGGACGGGCTTATCCATCTCATCCTCCCAGCCTTTGCCATAGGAAGTGGCTGGGTCGGCTACATTTCCCGATTGGTGCGTGCATCCATGCTAGAGGTTCTAGGGGAAAACCACATACGCATGGCCCGCTCGTTTGGGATTTCGGAATGGCGCATCGTTGCACGATACGCGCTGCCGCTCGCGATCCTGCCGACCGTGACAATACTCGGCGTTGGAATAGCATCGCTACTTTCGTCCGCTGTCTTTATCGAGGTAGTCTTCGCGAGACCTGGCATCGGCGCGTTAATTGTGGACGCGGTCAATGCGCGCAACTATCCGATAGTGATGGGCACCGTGCTCATCACTAGCTTCCTTGTCGTCCTCACTACGACGCTCTCCGACTTGGTCGCTGCAGCGCTCGATCCTCGAATCCGCGAGAACCTCTAG
- a CDS encoding ABC transporter substrate-binding protein — MDAIAGNVSRRAFLKIGAALGGGVIAAGMPLSQAIWAAGGKVLKARGMRDIAKLDPGFYQGGPDVDVMNCIYSKLTHYKPGSEWGWELEAAEKIEQVDPTHIRFRLKKGIKFTGGHGELTAKDVKFSFERVIKHNSPDKGDWGPLDHVELEDDYTGVIVLKTPFVPLWNIALPYGAGHIICEDAVMKATKDGGDFGMKPPAFSGPYVLADWKANQYLLLTRNPDWSGPKPGFDEIRILPISDIKTAERAYQAGDIDFTSTSLDSLATFKSNSPADTKVEEHPSLRYAWIGMNMDHPKLKDINVRKAIQWAINVPQILEAAYSGQADVATGIIAPGIVGHRDKALVPPEGNLAKAKEFLEKAGVSDLTLTIDCTNVSTFSTIAVIVQAQLSQIGIKVEINAQDRGSFSTVGKESEGERWKDLQLIINDFSSLPDPSYPTSSFLQDQVGVWNWERFRSQRFDELYAKGVTTEDKEARAKLYYEMQDLMEDSGAYRFLTHGGNPVMYRAKQTQAATRPDGIPLYLDFSTA, encoded by the coding sequence ATGGATGCTATCGCAGGAAATGTAAGCCGTCGAGCCTTTCTCAAAATCGGCGCCGCGCTTGGCGGGGGTGTCATCGCCGCCGGCATGCCATTGTCACAAGCCATCTGGGCAGCCGGAGGCAAGGTGCTCAAGGCGCGCGGCATGCGCGACATCGCCAAGCTCGATCCGGGCTTCTACCAGGGTGGCCCCGATGTCGACGTGATGAATTGCATCTATTCGAAGCTCACGCATTATAAGCCCGGCTCAGAATGGGGCTGGGAGCTGGAGGCGGCAGAAAAAATCGAGCAGGTCGATCCTACTCACATCCGCTTCCGACTAAAGAAAGGCATCAAGTTCACTGGCGGTCACGGCGAGCTGACAGCTAAGGACGTCAAGTTCTCGTTCGAGCGCGTGATCAAGCACAATTCGCCGGACAAGGGCGATTGGGGGCCGCTCGATCATGTCGAGTTGGAAGATGACTATACTGGCGTGATCGTGCTCAAGACACCCTTCGTGCCGCTATGGAACATCGCGCTCCCTTATGGGGCTGGTCATATCATTTGCGAGGATGCCGTGATGAAGGCAACAAAGGACGGCGGTGATTTCGGCATGAAGCCGCCCGCTTTCTCCGGCCCCTATGTACTCGCCGACTGGAAGGCGAACCAGTATCTGCTCTTGACGCGCAATCCGGACTGGTCAGGCCCGAAACCCGGCTTTGACGAAATCCGCATTCTGCCGATCTCCGATATCAAGACGGCGGAACGGGCCTACCAGGCGGGCGACATCGATTTCACCAGCACCAGTCTGGATTCACTCGCGACGTTCAAGAGCAATTCGCCCGCCGACACCAAGGTTGAGGAACATCCCTCGCTCCGTTACGCCTGGATCGGCATGAATATGGATCACCCCAAGCTGAAGGACATCAATGTCCGCAAGGCGATCCAATGGGCGATCAATGTGCCGCAGATCCTGGAGGCTGCCTATTCGGGCCAGGCCGATGTCGCGACGGGCATCATTGCTCCGGGGATTGTCGGGCATCGCGATAAGGCGCTCGTCCCACCGGAAGGCAATCTCGCAAAGGCCAAGGAGTTCCTGGAAAAGGCCGGTGTGAGCGATCTGACCTTGACCATCGATTGCACGAATGTGAGCACTTTCTCGACCATAGCCGTGATCGTGCAGGCGCAATTGTCGCAGATCGGCATCAAAGTCGAGATCAATGCCCAGGATCGTGGCTCGTTCTCTACAGTTGGCAAGGAGTCCGAGGGCGAACGCTGGAAGGATCTGCAACTCATCATAAATGATTTTTCAAGTTTGCCTGACCCATCTTATCCGACCTCTTCGTTCTTGCAAGACCAGGTCGGCGTGTGGAACTGGGAGCGTTTCCGTAGCCAGCGTTTCGATGAACTCTACGCCAAGGGGGTCACGACCGAGGACAAGGAGGCGCGCGCGAAGCTCTACTACGAGATGCAGGATCTCATGGAGGATTCGGGCGCCTACCGGTTCCTGACCCATGGCGGCAATCCAGTCATGTATCGCGCCAAGCAAACACAGGCCGCGACGCGTCCGGATGGAATCCCATTGTATCTCGATTTTTCGACGGCTTAA
- a CDS encoding LysR family transcriptional regulator codes for MREPNEHAALGLKCARAFGEIIKVGSTRGAARFLGVTQSAVSQQLKLFEEMVGEKLFVRDRRGLIPTTRAIEIYNKIDRYFETLVRIEKEIIGSFGSARESLTIAAPHLSCLLFVPQLISALDRTEPDAEFYVRAQGYDQIAQSILTGEADVGISRLPLDDRFFEWRTFTVSKCVCMMSSQHALAHKGEITADDIAGERYIILDREFASHHTGMMLEEPVKVRTDAVGFVAGYVAEGLGISIANEFIAAQCALFNLKVVPFLSSATYEYVVFWRLGSAKTLLREALVNAIESWVKDVGLRHVRD; via the coding sequence GTGAGGGAACCAAATGAACACGCTGCCCTCGGGTTAAAGTGTGCTCGCGCATTCGGAGAAATCATAAAGGTTGGCTCGACGCGCGGTGCTGCGCGTTTTCTCGGTGTCACGCAATCCGCCGTCAGCCAGCAATTGAAGCTCTTCGAAGAGATGGTCGGAGAAAAGCTCTTCGTCCGAGACCGGCGCGGCCTCATCCCCACGACACGTGCGATCGAAATCTATAACAAGATCGATCGCTATTTTGAGACGCTTGTCCGAATAGAAAAGGAGATCATCGGGTCCTTCGGTTCGGCCAGAGAGAGTCTGACGATTGCCGCGCCCCATTTATCATGCCTGTTGTTTGTTCCCCAGCTTATCAGTGCCCTTGATCGAACAGAGCCTGACGCGGAGTTTTATGTCAGGGCGCAGGGCTACGATCAAATCGCGCAGAGCATATTGACAGGAGAGGCAGATGTGGGAATTTCCCGGCTTCCCTTGGATGATCGGTTCTTTGAGTGGCGTACGTTCACGGTGAGCAAGTGTGTGTGCATGATGTCGTCCCAGCACGCCTTGGCGCACAAGGGCGAGATCACGGCGGATGACATTGCCGGGGAGCGCTACATTATTCTCGATCGTGAATTCGCGTCACATCACACCGGAATGATGTTAGAGGAACCCGTCAAGGTGCGAACCGACGCTGTCGGCTTTGTGGCGGGATACGTGGCGGAAGGCTTGGGAATCTCAATTGCCAACGAATTCATCGCTGCGCAGTGCGCCTTATTCAACCTGAAAGTCGTCCCCTTTCTTTCTTCCGCGACCTACGAATACGTGGTGTTCTGGAGGCTAGGAAGTGCGAAAACTCTCCTCAGAGAAGCGTTGGTTAACGCCATAGAAAGCTGGGTAAAGGACGTCGGCCTGAGGCATGTGCGCGATTGA
- a CDS encoding IS66 family transposase, producing MILFEKFGQHQPLNRQAERYACEGVPLSLSTLADQVGAGAAVLMPLFKQLEADVLAASRLHGDDTTVPAGQGQDRYWPIMDLCAR from the coding sequence ATGATCCTGTTCGAGAAGTTCGGCCAGCATCAGCCGCTCAACCGCCAGGCTGAACGCTATGCGTGCGAAGGCGTGCCGCTCAGCCTGTCGACGCTCGCCGACCAGGTCGGCGCCGGCGCCGCGGTGCTGATGCCGCTGTTTAAGCAGCTCGAAGCCGATGTGCTGGCCGCTTCACGTCTGCACGGCGACGATACGACGGTGCCGGCTGGCCAAGGGCAAGACCGATACTGGCCGATTATGGACCTATGTGCGCGATGA